One stretch of Nitratiruptor tergarcus DSM 16512 DNA includes these proteins:
- the nadC gene encoding carboxylating nicotinate-nucleotide diphosphorylase, translating into MGIEEFAKAVLAEDIGRGDLFERVGESRQAAAKIVAKSEGVLAGQPYADAIAAQLGLKVSWQKNDGDAFGEGDIIAYVYGESIALLKAERSLLNTILHASGIAIKAKEFVKLSGGKIKVLDTRKTRPGLRVFEKYAARIGGVINHRMGLDDCLMLKDTHLATIEDLGSFVQKARKAIPFTAKIEIECESFARAKEAMEAGADIIMCDNMEIEEIKRVVELRNEQFSHVLIEASGNITPANIKEYIDTGIDAISSGSIVHQAVWPDISMKIEL; encoded by the coding sequence ATGGGAATAGAGGAGTTTGCAAAAGCGGTACTTGCTGAAGATATAGGAAGAGGCGATCTCTTTGAAAGAGTAGGGGAGTCACGACAGGCTGCTGCAAAAATTGTCGCAAAGAGTGAGGGCGTTTTAGCTGGGCAGCCTTATGCCGATGCAATTGCCGCACAGCTTGGACTCAAGGTTTCATGGCAAAAAAATGATGGCGATGCATTTGGAGAGGGTGACATAATCGCTTATGTGTATGGAGAATCGATTGCTCTGTTAAAAGCTGAGCGTAGTCTTCTCAATACTATTTTACACGCCTCTGGTATTGCAATAAAAGCGAAAGAGTTTGTGAAGCTCAGTGGTGGAAAAATCAAGGTTTTGGATACGAGAAAGACAAGGCCTGGACTAAGGGTATTTGAAAAGTATGCAGCAAGAATAGGTGGAGTAATAAATCATAGAATGGGTCTAGATGATTGTTTGATGCTTAAAGATACCCACTTAGCTACAATAGAAGATCTTGGCTCCTTTGTGCAAAAAGCGCGCAAAGCGATTCCCTTTACAGCAAAAATAGAGATAGAGTGTGAAAGTTTCGCAAGAGCAAAAGAGGCTATGGAAGCGGGAGCCGATATTATCATGTGTGATAATATGGAAATTGAAGAGATTAAAAGAGTCGTGGAGCTGCGCAACGAGCAGTTTTCTCATGTTTTGATTGAAGCAAGCGGCAATATTACACCTGCAAACATCAAAGAGTATATCGATACTGGTATAGATGCTATAAGTAGTGGGAGTATTGTCCATCAAGCAGTATGGCCAGATATCTCTATGAAGATTGAGTTATGA
- a CDS encoding M23 family metallopeptidase → MRRSKKGLYLFIAVVAIIGGVAYFISTSKAFEREKPTIAISDKIYWNLKKPIQIKLTDNEAIKEYTVVISNGKQKKTLEKQILNTPKKEVELQLKAPADMEFPSKKAELEIEVRDRSYWNYFLGNSAKKSVKIYIDTKRPELTLISNSYAILKGGSALVVFGCKDENLKEFYIQTNFGKKFYAEPFYKKGYYAALIAWPLWKKSFRADIVAYDKAGNRAKIHIPLYLKNRRYKKSIIHLKKSFLEGKVSILAEDYPQTEGMDLIEKFKFVNETLREQNEKLIHTLTSKVPQKLLQKFVLKPFYPLKNAAPVASFGTHRYYYYHGKLVSESYHLGLDLASVKRASIKASNAGDVVFADYNGIYGNMPIISHGLGLYTLYGHCSSILVKKGEHVPRGKTIAKTGNTGLALGDHLHFGVLVQGIEVHPSEWMDKKWIKVNISDILRDAKKIIDTTR, encoded by the coding sequence TTGAGAAGAAGTAAAAAGGGTTTATATCTTTTTATAGCAGTAGTGGCAATTATTGGGGGAGTGGCATATTTTATTTCTACATCAAAAGCATTTGAGAGAGAAAAGCCAACGATTGCAATTTCCGATAAGATCTATTGGAATCTTAAAAAACCTATTCAAATAAAGCTTACAGATAATGAAGCTATTAAAGAGTATACAGTTGTCATAAGTAATGGAAAGCAAAAGAAAACACTTGAAAAGCAGATACTTAACACTCCTAAAAAAGAGGTAGAACTCCAGCTTAAAGCACCTGCAGACATGGAGTTTCCTTCCAAAAAGGCTGAGCTTGAGATAGAGGTACGTGATAGAAGCTATTGGAACTATTTTTTGGGTAATAGTGCTAAGAAGAGTGTTAAGATTTATATTGATACAAAAAGACCTGAACTTACTCTCATTTCCAACTCCTATGCTATTTTAAAAGGTGGAAGTGCGCTTGTAGTTTTTGGATGCAAAGATGAAAATCTTAAAGAGTTTTACATTCAAACCAATTTTGGCAAAAAATTTTATGCTGAGCCTTTTTATAAAAAAGGTTACTACGCTGCCCTCATTGCCTGGCCTTTATGGAAAAAGAGTTTTCGTGCTGATATTGTGGCATACGATAAAGCTGGTAACAGAGCAAAGATACATATACCGCTATACTTAAAAAATAGGCGATATAAAAAGAGTATCATTCATCTTAAAAAGAGCTTTTTGGAAGGAAAAGTCTCGATTTTAGCAGAAGATTATCCGCAAACAGAAGGGATGGATCTAATTGAGAAATTTAAATTTGTCAATGAAACGCTGCGAGAGCAAAATGAGAAGCTTATTCATACTCTCACATCAAAAGTGCCGCAAAAATTGTTGCAAAAATTTGTTTTAAAGCCATTCTACCCATTGAAAAATGCAGCACCAGTGGCTAGTTTTGGTACACATAGATACTACTATTATCATGGAAAGTTGGTTAGTGAGTCTTACCATCTTGGGCTTGATCTTGCAAGTGTAAAAAGAGCTTCCATTAAGGCGAGTAATGCTGGAGATGTGGTTTTTGCAGACTATAACGGCATATATGGCAATATGCCAATCATATCTCACGGACTAGGGCTTTATACCCTCTATGGACACTGTTCAAGCATTTTAGTAAAAAAAGGCGAGCATGTACCAAGAGGCAAAACGATAGCTAAAACAGGAAATACTGGTCTGGCTTTAGGAGATCATCTTCACTTTGGTGTCTTGGTGCAAGGTATAGAGGTGCATCCTTCAGAATGGATGGATAAAAAATGGATTAAAGTTAACATTTCTGATATATTGCGTGATGCCAAAAAGATAATAGACACCACTAGATAA
- a CDS encoding DUF448 domain-containing protein, which produces MSKPIRMCINCRQRFYQDELSRLRCEEKKIYAYGGVGRSFYICKSCLEDKNLSKNLARICKTDPASALKMLKEIIDNG; this is translated from the coding sequence ATGTCAAAGCCGATAAGAATGTGCATCAATTGTAGACAACGATTTTATCAAGACGAGCTCAGCAGACTTCGCTGTGAGGAGAAGAAGATATATGCCTATGGCGGAGTTGGCAGAAGCTTTTATATATGCAAATCCTGCCTAGAGGATAAAAACCTCTCTAAAAATCTCGCTCGAATCTGTAAAACAGATCCTGCCTCGGCTTTGAAAATGTTAAAGGAGATTATTGATAATGGATAA
- the lpxC gene encoding UDP-3-O-acyl-N-acetylglucosamine deacetylase, which produces MQETTIKKAVELVGIGLHRGVPVKMRLEPLGAGEGIIFYRKDKNLYIPLHPDSVVDTKMATVIGKRDESISTIEHLMSAVYSYGIDNLLIILDNDEVPIMDGSAMSYCMLLDEAGIATLNASKKVLKITKEIEVREENKYVKLKPSNSMIFDFTIDFSHPVIGKEYLRFEFSKKAYLQEIAKARTFGFLKEVQYLRSIGLARGGSLENAIVLDENRVLNPEGLRYPDEFVRHKVLDAIGDLSLLGCPIMGEYEAYAGSHALNHALTKQLLANPDAYEIVETKGTNEEGFVLGAAYAKE; this is translated from the coding sequence ATGCAAGAGACTACAATCAAAAAAGCGGTAGAATTAGTCGGTATCGGGTTACATAGAGGAGTTCCTGTCAAAATGCGCTTAGAGCCTCTTGGCGCAGGAGAAGGAATTATATTTTATAGAAAAGATAAAAATCTCTATATTCCTCTCCATCCAGATAGCGTTGTCGATACAAAAATGGCTACTGTAATTGGAAAGAGGGACGAGAGTATCTCCACTATTGAGCATCTCATGAGTGCAGTATATAGCTATGGGATCGACAATCTCCTCATTATTTTGGATAATGATGAGGTTCCTATAATGGACGGAAGCGCAATGAGCTATTGTATGCTGCTAGATGAGGCTGGAATTGCTACACTCAATGCTTCTAAAAAAGTGTTAAAAATTACAAAAGAGATTGAGGTGAGAGAAGAAAATAAGTATGTGAAACTCAAACCTTCAAACTCTATGATTTTTGATTTTACCATCGATTTTTCTCATCCTGTAATTGGTAAAGAGTATTTACGATTTGAATTTAGCAAAAAAGCATATCTTCAAGAGATTGCAAAAGCAAGAACATTTGGGTTTTTAAAAGAGGTGCAGTATCTGCGTAGTATTGGATTGGCACGAGGTGGAAGTTTGGAAAATGCTATTGTGCTTGATGAAAACAGAGTACTCAATCCAGAAGGTCTGCGCTATCCAGATGAGTTTGTAAGACATAAAGTTTTAGATGCAATAGGTGATCTCTCTTTGCTTGGTTGTCCGATTATGGGCGAGTATGAGGCGTATGCAGGAAGTCATGCACTCAACCACGCTCTGACAAAACAACTTCTTGCAAATCCTGATGCTTATGAAATAGTTGAAACAAAAGGTACAAACGAAGAAGGATTTGTGCTTGGGGCTGCCTACGCAAAAGAGTAA
- the thrB gene encoding homoserine kinase, with product MFISVPATSANLGPGFDTLGVALDLRNEVSIKRSRFFSISIKGEGSKSFRLKGNNIFISIFNEHYRNLVDKKEKFRFTFYNKIPLSRGLGSSSAVIVSAIAAAYAMAGIPLSSQRLLSLALSYEPHPDNITPAVMGGFNAAVVENSRVYSIKKEMPQNLKAVIVIPNRPISTSHSRTKLPRKLSLSDAVFNISHSSLLTAAIFNEEWDLLRIASKDKLHQDIRMRAMPELFEVQKLALQNGALMSTLSGSGSTFFNMVYAEDAKPLAYKLQNRFSKFAIKILDFDNQGIIIEE from the coding sequence TTGTTTATAAGTGTACCAGCAACAAGTGCAAATTTAGGGCCGGGATTTGATACACTGGGTGTAGCATTGGATTTGCGTAATGAAGTGAGTATAAAAAGAAGTAGATTTTTTAGTATCTCTATAAAGGGGGAGGGTTCAAAGAGTTTTCGCCTCAAAGGTAATAATATTTTTATCTCTATTTTTAATGAGCATTACCGTAATCTAGTAGATAAAAAAGAGAAATTTCGCTTTACTTTTTATAATAAAATACCTCTTTCACGAGGGCTAGGAAGTAGCTCAGCAGTTATTGTAAGTGCAATAGCTGCAGCTTATGCAATGGCTGGTATTCCTCTATCTTCTCAAAGATTGTTGAGTTTGGCTTTGAGCTATGAGCCACATCCCGATAATATAACTCCTGCTGTTATGGGAGGCTTCAATGCTGCTGTTGTTGAAAACAGTAGAGTATATAGTATAAAAAAAGAGATGCCTCAAAATCTCAAAGCTGTTATTGTTATACCAAATAGACCTATTTCTACTTCCCATTCACGCACCAAACTTCCTCGTAAACTCTCTTTGAGTGATGCAGTTTTTAATATCTCTCATAGCTCTCTTCTTACAGCAGCTATCTTTAATGAGGAGTGGGATCTGCTACGTATCGCCTCTAAAGACAAACTCCACCAAGATATCCGTATGCGTGCAATGCCAGAACTCTTTGAAGTACAAAAGCTAGCGTTGCAAAATGGGGCTTTGATGAGTACGCTCTCAGGCAGTGGTTCTACATTTTTCAATATGGTATATGCAGAGGATGCAAAACCTCTTGCATACAAATTGCAAAATAGATTTTCCAAATTTGCTATTAAAATTTTGGATTTTGACAATCAAGGGATCATAATAGAGGAGTAA
- a CDS encoding DHH family phosphoesterase encodes MKEAWKRIEEATYITLLTHVNPDADTLGSALGMYHVLRKMGKKPTVVNVTPLPYNLDFLPGFKSIKKSLPPKSELLISFDCGSFDRLGIPKMELPLINFDHHRTNTLYGDFNIIDPKAAATSQVVYRFLQECGVQISQESALCFYTALVDDTGFFKYDSVNADVFAFAKELCEIGVVPEYVANQLTMREPLAKLRLLPLVLETLTLRLNAKVAILYLTQQMLKTTGATKEMADDALNMARSLVTVEVAMLLRQEENGNIKVSLRSKNFVDVGKIALVFGGGGHKRAAGFTSPLNDFKKVEEDILDILAKELDIEKK; translated from the coding sequence ATGAAAGAGGCGTGGAAGAGAATAGAAGAAGCAACATATATCACTCTTCTTACCCATGTCAATCCAGATGCTGATACACTCGGTAGCGCTCTTGGGATGTACCATGTTTTACGGAAAATGGGCAAGAAGCCAACAGTTGTGAATGTCACACCACTTCCTTACAATCTCGATTTTTTACCAGGATTTAAGAGTATAAAAAAGAGTTTACCACCTAAATCTGAGCTCCTCATAAGTTTTGATTGTGGGAGTTTTGATAGGCTAGGAATTCCAAAAATGGAACTGCCACTTATTAATTTTGACCATCATCGTACAAATACGCTGTACGGAGATTTTAATATTATCGATCCTAAAGCTGCTGCAACCTCTCAAGTGGTATATAGGTTTTTACAAGAGTGCGGTGTACAAATTTCGCAAGAGAGTGCACTCTGTTTTTATACTGCTTTAGTGGATGATACCGGCTTTTTCAAGTACGATAGTGTCAATGCAGATGTTTTTGCTTTTGCAAAAGAGCTTTGCGAAATAGGAGTAGTGCCTGAATATGTAGCAAATCAGCTTACTATGCGAGAGCCTCTAGCGAAGCTTCGTTTACTTCCTCTTGTATTAGAAACGTTAACGCTAAGACTCAATGCAAAAGTTGCGATTTTATATCTTACCCAACAGATGCTCAAAACTACAGGTGCAACAAAAGAGATGGCTGATGATGCACTCAATATGGCTAGAAGCCTTGTAACAGTGGAAGTAGCAATGCTTTTACGCCAAGAAGAAAATGGAAATATCAAGGTATCACTGCGATCGAAAAATTTTGTTGATGTTGGAAAAATTGCCCTCGTTTTTGGCGGGGGTGGCCACAAACGGGCTGCAGGGTTTACATCGCCTTTAAACGATTTTAAAAAAGTAGAAGAAGATATTTTAGACATATTAGCAAAGGAGTTAGATATTGAGAAGAAGTAA